A region from the Medicago truncatula cultivar Jemalong A17 chromosome 6, MtrunA17r5.0-ANR, whole genome shotgun sequence genome encodes:
- the LOC25496549 gene encoding protein MAIN-LIKE 1 isoform X2 yields MDNEDVGRTRCGKEALHAPVRKERVLNAPPRRRGRGRDQREEPDGSSSQSQIDIEMPSSQSASGSQPPSVGVVQEGYDGGPSNTSLLPSFGQHIAAKIWNGGGRENTPRVLNNAKRIIDLKSALPPDVAAMGWFWNVIRASGLYLLLETNYGQVDHGLLIAFSERWHSETSSFHLPVGEMTITLDDVSCLLHIPVGGNLLFHESLSIHQGTQYLVNYLGLEFEESAAQTKRLRSAHITYDTLLSIYTSYLTEAKSYANQPEEEDSMEWYRTRCIRAFLLYLVGCTLFSDKAGNSCCVVYLKYFDDLTTVNQ; encoded by the exons ATGGATAATGAAGATGTTGGTAGGACACGATGTGGTAAGGAGGCATTGCATGCTCCTGTTCGCAAAGAGCGAGTTCTAAACGCTCCGCCAAGGAGACGTGGTCGTGGGCGTGATCAGAGAGAGGAACCAGATGGCTCTAGTTCCCAGTCTCAGATTGATATCGAGATGCCATCATCACAGTCAGCCTCTGGTTCACAACCTCCTTCCGTGGGAGTTGTTCAGGAGGGATACGATGGAGGACCTTCGAACACGTCTTTGTTGCCGAGTTTTGGCCAACATATTGCAGCAAAGATTTGGAATGGAGGG gGTCGTGAAAACACACCTCGGGTGCTTAACAATGCCAAGCGAATAATAGACTTGAAATCAGCATTACCTCCAGATGTTGCTGCTATGGGGTGGTTCTGGAATGTCATAAGGGCATCTGGTCTTTACCTGCTCTTGGAGACAAATTATGGTCAAGTGGACCACGGTCTCTTGATTGCTTTCTCAGAGAGGTGGCACTCAGAGACAAGTAGTTTTCATCTTCCTGTAGGTGAAATGACAATCACCTTGGATGACGTTTCGTGCTTGCTGCATATACCTGTTGGAGGTAATCTGTTGTTTCATGAGAGCTTGTCTATTCATCAAGGGACACAGTATTTGGTTAACTACTTAGGATTGGAATTTGAGGAAAGTGCCGCGCAGACCAAACGTTTGAGATCGGCACATATCACTTATGATACGCTTCTGAGTATTTACACGAGCTATCTGACCGAAGCGAAATCGTATGCGAATCAGCCTGAGGAGGAAGATTCAATGGAATGGTACCGGACTCGGTGCATCAGAGCTTTCCTGCTCTATCTAGTTGGTTGCACATTGTTCAGTGATAAGGCCGGCAATAGCTGTTGTGTTGTCTATTTGAAATACTTTGACGACCTGACTACGGTTAATCAATGA
- the LOC11440266 gene encoding subtilisin-like protease SBT4.3, protein MAKYNIALLFFVFFVWTSIILLVCDAIANSEESGKLHIVYMGSLPKEVPYSPTSHHLNLLKQVIDGSDIDTRLVRSYNRSFNGFAAILNDQQREKLAGMRGVVSVFPSQEFNLQTTRSWDFLGIPQSIKRDKVVESDLVIGVIDSGIWPESESFNDKGLGPIPKKWRGVCAGGTNFSCNNKIIGARFYDDKDKSARDVIGHGSHTASTAGGSQVNDVSFYGLAKGTARGGVPSSRIAVYKVCISSLKCSSDSILAAFDDAIADGVDIITASVGPIYTPDFLQDTIAIGSFHAMEKGILTTHSAGNDGSTPSTIRSVAPWLVSVAATTIDRQFIDKLVLGNGKTFIGKSINAFPSNGTKFPIVHSCPARGNASHEMCDCIDKNMVNGKLVLCGKLGGEMFAYENGAIGSIINATKSNLDVPSVTPKPSLYLGSNEFVHVQSYTNSTKYPVAEILKSEIFHDSNAPRIAAFSSRGPNPIIPEIMKPDISAPGVDILAAWSPLEPPSDDFNNYDKRHVKYNIESGTSMACPHVAGVVAYVKSFHPNWSPAAIKSAIMTTATLVKGPYDDLAGEFAYGSGNINPQQAINPGLVYDITKEDYVQMLCNYGYDTNKVRQISGDDSSCHGASKRSLVKDINYPAMVFLVHRHFNVKIHRTVTNVGFHNSTYKATLIHHNPKVKISVEPKILSFRSLNEKQSYVVTVFGEAKSNQTVFSSSLVWSDETHNVKSPIIVQRIS, encoded by the exons ATGGCCAAATATAATATTGCTTTATTAttctttgtgttttttgtttggacATCAATAATTTTGTTGGTGTGTGATGCCATTGCAAATAGTGAAGAAAGCGGTAAACTTCACATTGTATACATGGGCTCACTTCCTAAGGAAGTACCATATTCCCCAACATCTCACCATCTCAATTTATTGAAGCAAGTTATTGATGGAAGCGACATAGACACCCGCTTAGTACGAAGTTACAATCGAAGTTTCAATGGCTTTGCCGCCATACTCAACGACCAACAAAGGGAAAAGCTTGCTGGCATGAGAGGTGTCGTCTCTGTTTTTCCAAGTCAGGAGTTTAACCTTCAAACCACAAGGTCGTGGGACTTTCTTGGAATTCCTCAATCAATCAAAAGAGATAAAGTCGTTGAGAGTGATTTGGTGATTGGTGTCATAGACAGCGGAATATGGCCAGAATCTGAAAGTTTTAATGATAAAG GTCTTGGTCCTATTCCAAAAAAGTGGAGGGGAGTTTGTGCAGGAGGCACTAATTTTAGTTGCAACAACAAGATCATCGGGGCACGATTTTATGATGATAAAGATAAGAGTGCAAGAGATGTTATAGGTCATGGATCCCATACAGCATCAACAGCAGGTGGAAGTCAGGTGAATGATGTCAGCTTTTATGGTCTTGCAAAAGGCACTGCAAGAGGTGGAGTCCCATCTTCAAGAATTGCTGTATACAAAGTATGTATATCAAGTCTTAAATGCAGTTCTGACTCTATATTAGCTGCATTTGATGATGCCATTGCTGATGGAGTTGACATCATCACTGCCTCTGTTGGTCCCATATACACCCCCGATTTTCTACAAGATACTATTGCCATTGGTTCTTTTCATGCCATGGAGAAGGGTATACTCACAACACACTCTGCAGGAAACGATGGCTCTACCCCAAGTACTATTCGCAGTGTAGCACCTTGGTTAGTTAGTGTTGCTGCAACTACCATAGATCGTCAATTTATTGATAAGCTCGTTCTTGGAAATGGAAAGACTTTTATTGGTAAGTCAATCAATGCATTCCCTTCAAATGGCACGAAATTTCCTATAGTTCATTCTTGCCCAGCTAGAGGAAATGCATCGCATGAAATGTGTGATTGCATAGACAAAAATATGGTGAATGGTAAGCTTGTTTTGTGTGGAAAACTAGGGGGTGAAATGTTTGCTTATGAGAATGGTGCAATTGGTTCAATCATCAATGCTACAAAGTCTAATCTTGATGTTCCTTCAGTCACTCCAAAGCCTTCCCTTTACTTGGGATCAAATGAATTTGTTCATGTTCAATCCTACACAAATTCCACTAAATACCCTGTAGCTGAAATTTTGAAGAGTGAAATCTTCCATGACAGTAATGCTCCTAGAATTGCAGCTTTCTCTTCCCGTGGCCCAAATCCTATCATTCCTGAAATTATGAAACCAGATATAAGTGCCCCAGGAGTTGATATCTTGGCTGCATGGTCACCATTAGAGCCACCCTCAGACGATTTTAATAACTATGACAAAAGACATGTTAAATACAACATAGAATCTGGAACCTCTATGGCATGTCCCCATGTTGCTGGAGTTGTTGCATATGTGAAATCATTTCATCCAAATTGGTCACCTGCAGCTATCAAATCTGCCATCATGACAACTGCTACCCTAGTGAAAGGTCCTTATGATGATTTGGCTGGAGAGTTTGCTTATGGATCTGGGAATATCAATCCACAACAAGCCATTAACCCTGGGCTTGTTTATGACATCACTAAGGAGGATTATGTGCAAATGCTTTGTAATTATGGTTATGATACTAACAAAGTTAGACAAATTAGTGGAGATGATTCAAGTTGCCATGGTGCATCCAAAAGATCCTTGGTGAAAGATATAAACTATCCTGCAATGGTATTTCTTGTACATAGGCATTTCAATGTCAAGATTCATAGAACAGTCACAAATGTTGGCTTTCACAACTCAACCTACAAGGCTACTCTTATCCATCATAATCCAAAAGTCAAGATTAGTGTTGAACCAAAAATTCTCTCATTCAGATCATTAAACGAGAAACAATCATATGTTGTCACCGTTTTTGGGGaagcaaaatcaaatcaaactgtGTTTTCCTCATCACTTGTTTGGTCAGACGAAACCCACAATGTGAAGAGTCCAATCATTGTGCAAAGAATATCATAA
- the LOC25496549 gene encoding uncharacterized protein isoform X1, with product MDNEDVGRTRCGKEALHAPVRKERVLNAPPRRRGRGRDQREEPDGSSSQSQIDIEMPSSQSASGSQPPSVGVVQEGYDGGPSNTSLLPSFGQHIAAKIWNGGGRENTPRVLNNAKRIIDLKSALPPDVAAMGWFWNVIRASGLYLLLETNYGQVDHGLLIAFSERWHSETSSFHLPVGEMTITLDDVSCLLHIPVGGNLLFHESLSIHQGTQYLVNYLGLEFEESAAQTKRLRSAHITYDTLLSIYTSYLTEAKSYANQPEEEDSMEWYRTQYEGGLCSFQELYMLLSDMYLFKKNENTTNSKHYSVIMLFKCTCSAMLENSQTFGRVHKIYRNKRIKLLIEYDRTLKKLCRNNTREEEARFTF from the exons ATGGATAATGAAGATGTTGGTAGGACACGATGTGGTAAGGAGGCATTGCATGCTCCTGTTCGCAAAGAGCGAGTTCTAAACGCTCCGCCAAGGAGACGTGGTCGTGGGCGTGATCAGAGAGAGGAACCAGATGGCTCTAGTTCCCAGTCTCAGATTGATATCGAGATGCCATCATCACAGTCAGCCTCTGGTTCACAACCTCCTTCCGTGGGAGTTGTTCAGGAGGGATACGATGGAGGACCTTCGAACACGTCTTTGTTGCCGAGTTTTGGCCAACATATTGCAGCAAAGATTTGGAATGGAGGG gGTCGTGAAAACACACCTCGGGTGCTTAACAATGCCAAGCGAATAATAGACTTGAAATCAGCATTACCTCCAGATGTTGCTGCTATGGGGTGGTTCTGGAATGTCATAAGGGCATCTGGTCTTTACCTGCTCTTGGAGACAAATTATGGTCAAGTGGACCACGGTCTCTTGATTGCTTTCTCAGAGAGGTGGCACTCAGAGACAAGTAGTTTTCATCTTCCTGTAGGTGAAATGACAATCACCTTGGATGACGTTTCGTGCTTGCTGCATATACCTGTTGGAGGTAATCTGTTGTTTCATGAGAGCTTGTCTATTCATCAAGGGACACAGTATTTGGTTAACTACTTAGGATTGGAATTTGAGGAAAGTGCCGCGCAGACCAAACGTTTGAGATCGGCACATATCACTTATGATACGCTTCTGAGTATTTACACGAGCTATCTGACCGAAGCGAAATCGTATGCGAATCAGCCTGAGGAGGAAGATTCAATGGAATGGTACCGGAC TCAATACGAAGGAGGTCTTTGTTCTTTTCAAGAACTATATATGTTGCTTTCTGACatgtatttgtttaaaaaaaacgaGAATACCACTAACTCAAAGCATTATAGTGTGATTATGTTATTCAAATGTACATGCTCTGCTATGTTGGAAAATTCACAAACTTTTGGTAGGGTGCATAAAATTTACAGAAATAAAAGGATCAAACTTTTAATTGAATATGACAgaactctaaaaaaattatgcagaaacaaTACGAGAGAGGAAGAAGCAAGGTTTACCTTCTAA